In Neodiprion pinetum isolate iyNeoPine1 chromosome 6, iyNeoPine1.2, whole genome shotgun sequence, one genomic interval encodes:
- the LOC124222529 gene encoding transcriptional regulator ATRX isoform X2, with protein sequence MPIDVTKLESDYRAENYKDSKSIERKQLICATCGTDLSGKFDKPGGLFIHPLMTTLQCKTCSNFYGDGDFSMDEDGDDKYCRMCGNGGALYICGNKPCPYGFCHDCIERYVGKNSPEVQADNWKCLRCNCKPLWEVRAVCEVIVRENSRKRRKHNKKPTRGEVSKSDADHSLSEDLNNDFQNSKLTKHRNMRYRRSFIKTNELVKNLARICNSSDDSSNNENSNVQNRYRKPGDNTKAMLDKKYTKTHREHMKSLSSDEETTDFEEEEKRQKTHVNSRFKNKLSRVKSQHQTKHNNTTSSYSHRNKEKGQLAQKQPRITKPERNSRNPSLYSESSGHESANEFVKSWRQNNSKVLDENSRNQDLNIREKKSNNIVNPNSILSSKRLYDKFEAVIKPTELASIKPKGSNSKHDRFPSEDSCSSISEKKIKWSNTKICETARNMNSFSECNRPSKQYFGSENDYTGDSENAEITSKVSTSVCRKSEADRLLDNKSEQESNTNTSALKKSKTSFLLGHENRLLGMKKASMKHTYAKVANTKEYVNKSQARVIRAHINSFIDEMDKLGAALHVGARKISETQLNNNFTVVSAVSKTVLKCALTVSRCQRELSRRVEEFMEFYSTWCNTCNVSSILLNMDHSNAATGSEEDSPSKQINVLKASRNSKIIECSESGGAVDDTSQSSDELDVENLSTFNKSVHTLSELPQQLADNHKNITKGDISSSNVKGKSTVSDKQSDCESLTNSEQDMQNPVNAKVAENLNGNVNNDTLPNSLDCDVISECDSNEIFSEDENRASAKKPKKSIFMESLIESRSPNTSENQITESAELNSDESGIHNVAISPSIQQESLQSVDTFNNISVLSENQEQGNKEKLINYSVQKGGSQQPLVEVCNKNTKQLDSSVEDNFNDMTSPDHCKENEPTMEENSSDAVQSDDGDTTLELFDYEPETLIHDSSRNTNTDMHDMSDCETELVFTQDTNHVANKSDSLAKMSDLRESENKTIMEVENDNEVALSQAAHSPKELPSIETVTPEIDEIADANINENLSGRELRQNEIDQEKNNGLRHLDSESGTLEKVQQQLENNEIDRVDSNIPLPNNVEHESDEVSDKVEQENIESLKDDIPSGLDQTAAVHDSEEAIKKKILESDSEQFDDSTSLSSKSDDHDLRLNSDGNNYSEKRDSTDDGVTAINKNKYRRSNSPQLENEDLDIVMLNNLAKSRLLLSSDSSSTNSDDNIALVMSPSLDDLNSPSSEKQDEIYSNSIYKDDRTNSTCTKIKKQKFCIEKNYYYLRDKKLQMSCQVVIRRLKNKVLEQFTQLLGKSKEHQEWQEFKSLIDVDNIKKRKRGACNQSDSSSSSESSNSKLSAKGRAKKTKCNQIQEKEETLMDHLEKVKNGENVINFSENESDENNVILNTNTEDVSLARANELAKDRLIQSSDSEHEILANVESEEEKIVEDNDRIHTTKKDKKKKDKTDDESANSGSDHKNESDAEKGNKNTTNEENADSQDTDNSDSERKREQKKMKNLLAKRHWRLTDSDSSSEERKWRKSQLKEEDGKRDTEVENITQRKKRPKRRMLGSDSDSVKLTDLSDDDGDDTAAKKKKSGSESEDSDLMFAQLRKKRFTKRNTRNSDSDSESEQDEKPTKQKRKRIKKMDSDSDSDMPTNSQDTQGKFHRKNIRKVLKDKQVADVTKIAGKEEEERLKRIAERQKLYNEMYEIKLAREAKVDKLVLDFDEETKKELISVHEDLVKRLKPHQAQGIKFMWDACFESLERTKSTKGSGCIVAHCMGLGKTFQVVTLAHTLLTHPETGIKTIMVICPLSTVLNWVNEFKKWLGDINNDQDVRVYEMTKMKKHFERRCQLEKWQRTGGVIILGYEMFRILSNQKAKKMRKSMHEGILKCLVDPGPDLIVCDEGHLLKNEDTALSKAMRKVKTLRRIVLTGTPLQNNLVEYHCMVQFVKPNLLGTKKEFLNRFVNPITNGQFDDSTEYDVKLMKKRAHVLHKMLEGSVQRFDYSVLTPFLPPKQEYVITVRLADIQIKLYEYYLDNFSRKKVGAGTSLFADFQSLQRIWTHPIVLRMNAEKVEKLNEKKRLEASDSEGSLRDFLDDGSEDKSTTTSDSDIQSTHGSSDEKSDKPRRGTRANPLDEITIKSEDEDAPQAGEWWSQFVEPEHFEDLRISSKLVLLFAILKECEQIGDKVLVFSQSLYALSLIEEFLNKIDDETQRGTCSELIDGHTGSWSLGLDYFRLDGQTAPENRSQYCRIFNNPKNSRARLFLISTRAGGLGINLTAANRVIIFDASWNPSHDVQSIFRIYRFGQKKPCYVYRFLAQGTMEEKIYNRQVTKLSLSCRVVDEQQIERHYSNHDLAELYQFEPKTNKDKPTLNLPKDRLLAEIFRKYEDRIETFHEHDSLLENKAEEELDEEERKEAWKEYEDERTGRKVLMHNPHNQNLILQQQYNEMLRLNPAEVANRAMYSGINIENLQALIRKDYPNETPEAQTAITTRAIMEMYTYLENETIRRQHLAASNFHYPTVSNLGTTSYVDSNMMIPAQQQYALQQQQKQQQLLMQRDQQANYAKQYGNVRIGTSTPVTRIPPVVDLHIEDNDVIEVPTTPPSAVGIAPSSSVQATPVSAPAEMSKKQEE encoded by the exons ATGCCTATCGACGTGACGAAGCTGGAGTCGGACTACCGTGCCGAGAATTACAAAG ATTCTAAATCGATTGAACGTAAGCAGCTTATTTGTGCAACATGTGGAACAGATCTCAGTGGGAAATTCGACAAGCCAGGTGGCCTGTTTATCCACCCGCTGATGACGACGTTACAGTGCAAG ACATGCAGCAACTTCTATGGCGACGGTGATTTTAGTATGGACGAAGATGGTGACGACAAGTACTGTCGCATGTGCGGAAATGGTGGTGCGCTATATATTTGTGGGAACAAGCCATGTCCCTATGGCTTTTGTCAT GACTGTATAGAACGAtacgttggaaaaaattcgccCGAAGTTCAAGCAGATAACTGGAAATGTCTTCGCTGTAACTGTAAGCCTCTTTGGGAAGTGAGAGCTGTCTGCGAGGTCATTGTCCGAGAAAATTCTAG AAAACGGAGGAAGCACAATAAAAAGCCAACTAGAGGTGAGGTCTCCAAATCAGATGCCGACCACAGCCTATCTGAGGAtttaaataatgattttcaGAACTCTAAATTGACCAAACATCGTAATATGAGATACAGACGTAGCTTTATTAAGACGAATGAACTGGTGAAGAACCTTGCAAGAATCTGTAACAGTTCAGATGATTCCTCcaacaatgaaaattcaaatgtaCAAAATAGATATCGTAAGCCTGGCGATAACACAAAGGCTATgttagataaaaaatatactaaAACACACAGAGAACATATGAAATCACTCTCCAGTGATGAAGAAACTACTGATTttgaggaagaagaaaaacgacaGAAAACTCATGTCAACTCtaggtttaaaaataaattgtcgaGAGTAAAATCTCAACATCAAACTAAGCATAATAACACGACGTCCAGCTATTCCCATCGCAATAAAGAAAAGGGTCAACTGGCCCAGAAACAGCCTAGAATTACGAAACCTGAACGAAATTCGAGGAATCCATCACTTTATTCAGAGTCCAGTGGTCATGAGTCGGCTAATGAATTTGTCAAGTCTTGGAGACAAAACAATTCAAAAGTTttggatgaaaattcaagaaaccAGGATTTGAATATTCGTGAGAAAAAGTCAAATAATATTGTAAATCCAAATTCTATATTAAGTTCAAAACGACTCTACGATAAATTTGAAGCTGTGATAAAACCGACTGAATTAGCATCTATCAAGCCAAAAGGTTCAAATAGTAAGCATGATAGGTTCCCTTCTGAGGATTCATGCTCAAGTAttagtgaaaagaaaattaagtgGAGTAATACGAAAATTTGTGAAACTGCTAGAAATATGAACAGTTTCAGTGAATGTAATAGGCCAAGTAAACAGTACTTCGGTTCTGAAAACGACTATACAGGAGATTCCGAAAATGCTGAGATTACCAGCAAAGTTTCTACATCGGTATGTAGAAAAAGTGAGGCAGATCGACTTTTGGATAACAAATCAGAACAAGAATCTAATACAAATACGTctgcattaaaaaaatcaaaaacctcGTTTTTATTAGGTCATGAGAATCGACTTTTGGGAATGAAAAAAGCATCCATGAAACATACCTATGCAAAAGTTGCCAATACCAAGGAATATGTGAATAAGAGTCAGGCACGAGTAATCAGAGCTCACATAAACAGCTTCATAGATGAAATGGACAAACTTGGTGCAGCGTTACATGTAGGTGCTCGTAAAATTTCTGAGACGCAATTGAATAACAATTTCACAGTAGTGTCAGCTGTTTCAAAGACTGTACTAAAATGTGCATTAACGGTAAGCCGCTGTCAGAGAGAATTGAGTCGTAGGGTAGAAGAATTCATGGAATTTTATAGTACATGGTGTAATACTTGTAACGTGAGCAGTATTCTATTGAATATGGATCATTCCAATGCTGCCACAGGCAGTGAAGAGGATTCGCCATCGAAACaaataaatgttttaaaaGCTAGTagaaattccaaaattattgaatGTTCTGAATCGGGTGGGGCAGTGGATGATACGAGCCAGAGCTCAGATGAGTTggatgttgaaaatttgagtaCCTTCAATAAGTCTGTTCATACTTTATCGGAGTTGCCTCAACAACTTGCTGATAATCATAAAAATATCACCAAGGGTGATATATCGTCTTCTAATGTTAAAGGAAAATCTACGGTTTCTGACAAACAATCTGATTGCGAGAGTTTGACAAATAGTGAACAAGACATGCAAAATCCTGTGAATGCTAAAGTTGCGGAGAATTTGAATGGAAATGTTAATAACGACACACTTCCAAATTCTCTAGACTGTGATGTAATATCAGAATGTGACAgcaacgaaatattttcagaagATGAAAATAGAGCTTCAGCCAAAAAACCTAAAAAATCCATATTTATGGAAAGCTTGATAGAATCTCGATCACCAAATACATCTGAAAACCAAATAACCGAATCAGCCGAATTGAATTCTGATGAAAGTGGAATACACAATGTGGCAATTTCACCTAGCATTCAACAAGAATCTTTGCAATCTGTCGACACATTCAACAATATCTCGGTCTTGTCAGAAAATCAAGAACAAGGTAACAAAGAGAAACTTATTAACTATTCAGTACAAAAAGGTGGTTCACAACAGCCGTTGGTTGAAGTTTGTAATAAGAACACCAAACAATTAGACTCATCAGTTGAAGACAATTTTAATGATATGACATCGCCAGATCACTGTAAAGAAAATGAACCGACAATGGAAGAGAATAGTTCTGATGCCGTACAATCAGATGACGGCGATACTACACTAGAATTGTTCGATTATGAGCCAGAAACATTAATTCACGATTCATCGAGGAATACTAATACAGATATGCATGATATGTCCGATTGCGAGACTGAACTTGTCTTCACTCAAGATACAAATCATGTTGCAAATAAATCAGATTCTTTAGCAAAGATGAGCGACCTTCGAGAAAGTGAAAACAAAACTATAATGGAAGTTGAAAATGATAACGAAGTTGCATTATCTCAAGCAGCTCATTCTCCTAAAGAGTTACCTTCTATTGAAACGGTTACACcagaaattgatgaaattgcTGATgcgaatataaatgaaaatttgtctggGAGAGAATTGAGGCAGAACGAAATTgatcaagaaaaaaacaacggtTTGCGACACTTAGATTCTGAATCTGGTACATTGGAAAAAGTCCAACAACAACTTGAGAATAACGAGATTGATCGAGTTGACTCAAATATTCCATTACCAAATAATGTAGAACACGAGTCTGATGAAGTTTCTGATAAAGTCGAACAAGAAAACATCGAATCCCTGAAGGACGATATACCTTCTGGACTTGATCAGACTGCAGCAGTTCACGATTCGGAAGAGgcgattaagaaaaaaattctggaatcTGACTCGGAACAGTTCGATGACAGTACATCTCTTTCTTCAAAGTCAGATGATCATGATTTGAGATTAAATTCAGATGGGAATAATTACTCGGAAAAACGAGATTCTACAGATGATGGAGTAACTGCAATTAACAAAAACAAGTATCGAAGGTCGAATAGCCCTCAATTAGAGAATGAAGATCTTGATATTGTCATGTTGAATAATCTTGCTAAAAGTCGACTCTTATTATCATCTGACTCCAGTTCCACAAACTCCGATGATAACATTGCATTAGTTATGTCTCCATCTTTGGATGACTTAAATTCTCCGTCTTCTGAAAAACAGGATGAAATCTATTCAAACTCCATTTACAAAGATGACCGCACAAATTCAACCTGTacaaaaattaagaaacaaaaattttgcattgaaaaaaattattattatctgagggacaaaaaattacaaatgtcATGCCAAGTCGTAATTcgaagattaaaaaataaagtcTTGGAGCAATTCACACAATTGCTTGGTAAATCTAAGGAACATCAAGAATGGCAGGAATTCAAAAG CTTGATTGATGTGGATAATATCAAGAAACGTAAAAGAGGCGCATGCAATCAAAGCGACAGCTCAAGCTCGAGCGAATCGTCTAACTCGAAATTATCGGCAAAGGGACGtgcgaagaaaacaaaatgtaaCCAGATACAGGAGAAGGAAGAAACCCTGATGGATCACTTggaaaaagttaaaaatggtgaaaacgTCATTAACTTCTCCGAGAATGAgtctgatgaaaataatgtcatTCTGAATACTAATACAGAAGACGTGTCCTTGGCAAGGGCTAACGAATTGGCCAAAGATCGCCTAATCCAGAGTTCGGATTCTGAACATG AGATACTTGCTAATGTGGAAAGTGAAGAAGAGAAGATAGTGGAGGATAATGACAGAATACACACGACAaaaaaggacaaaaaaaagaaggacAAAACAGACGATG AATCCGCAAATTCAGGGAGCGACCATAAGAATGAATCCGATGCAGAGAAGGGCAACAAGAATACAACTAACGAAGAAAATGCTGACTCACAAGACACTGATAATTCCGACAGCGAAAGAAAACGTGAACAAAAA aaaatgaaaaatctgttgGCTAAGCGTCATTGGAGATTAACAGATTCTGACAGCAGCAGCGAGGAAAGGAAATGGCGTAAATCTCAACTTAAAGAAGAAGATGGAAAGAG ggatACAGAAGTAGAGAATATCACTCAGCGTAAAAAAAGACCAAAACGAAGAATGTTGGGGTCAGATTCAGATTCCGTTAAATTAACAGATCTGAGCGACGATGACGGAGACGATACCGCtgcaaaaaagaagaaatcagGGTCTGAATCTGAAGATTCAGACCTAATGTTTGCCcagctgagaaaaaaaagatttactAAAAGGAATACGCGAAACTCTGACTCAGATTCAGAATCTGAACAGGATGAAAAACC AACTAAGCAAAAAAGGAAACGTATAAAGAAAATGGATTCTGACAGCGATAGCGACATGCCTACAAACTCACAAGATACACAAGGAAAGTTTCATaggaaaaatattcgaaaggTTTTAAAGGACAAGCAGGTGGCAGATGTCACGAAAATTGCGGgtaaagaagaagaggaaagatTGAAACGTATAGCAGAACGTCAAAAATTG TATAACGAGATGTATGAAATAAAGTTGGCTCGTGAAGCAAAGGTAGATAAATTGGTACTCGACTTTGatgaagaaacaaagaaagagtTGATCAGCGTACATGAAGATCTTGTCAAGCGTTTGAAACCACATCAGGCGCAGGGTATTAAGTTCATGTGGGACGCATGTTTTGAATCTTTGGAACGGACAAAGTCTACCAAGGGTTCAGGCTGCATTGTTGCCCATTGTATGGGATTAGGAAAGACTTTCCAAGTTGTGACCCTTGCTCACACTCTACTCACACATCCCGAAACTGGTATCAAAACAATTATGGTGATCTGCCCACTGAGCACTGTTTTGAATTGGGTTAACGAATTCAAAAAATGGTTGGGTGATATCAATAATGACCAAGATGTCAGGGTCTACGAGATGACCAA AATGAAGAAACACTTTGAGAGAAGATGTCAATTAGAAAAGTGGCAACGTACTGGAGGTGTAATAATTCTCGGATATGAAATGTTCAGAATTTTGAGCAAccaaaaagcaaagaaaatgCGCAAGAGTATGCATGAGGGAATTTTAAAGTGTCTGGTTGATCCTGGACCTGATCTAATTGTTTGCGACGAAGGTCATTTACTCAAAAATGAGGACACAGCTTTGAGTAAGGCTATGAGGAAAGTTAAGACTCTTCGACGAATTGTTCTTACCGGTACACCATTGCAGAATAATTTGGTTGAAT ACCACTGCATGGTTCAGTTTGTGAAACCGAATCTTCTTGGCACAAAGAAAGAGTTTTTGAATAGATTTGTCAATCCTATAACAAACGGGCAATTTGACGATTCAACTGAATATGAcgtgaaattaatgaaaaaacgCGCTCACGTGCTACACAAAATGTTGGAGGGAAGTGTTCAAAGGTTTGACTACTCTGTCTTAACACCGTTTCTACCACCGAAACAAGAATATGTGATCACTGTCAGATTGGCAGATATACAAATCAAGTTGTACGAGTACTActtggataatttttcaag gAAAAAGGTTGGTGCAGGAACTTCCTTATTCGCTGATTTCCAATCACTTCAACGAATATGGACTCACCCTATCGTTTTGCGTATGAATGCAGAGAAAGTGGAAAAACTGAATGAAAAGAAACGTTTGGAAGCGAGCGATTCTGAGGGGTCATTGAGGGATTTTCTTGATGATGGAAGTGAAGATAAATCAACGACTACATCCGACAGTGACATACAATCTACTCATGGTTCCAGTGACGAGAAATCTGATAAGCCAAGGCGTGGTACTAGGGCCAATCCTTTAG ATGAAATTACAATCAAATCCGAGGACGAGGACGCACCACAGGCTGGTGAATGGTGGAGTCAATTTGTTGAGCCTGAACACTTCGAGGATTTGAGGATATCTTCCAAGTTGGTTCTATTGTTTGCCATTTTAAAGGAGTGCGAGCAAATTGGAGATAAGGT TTTAGTTTTCTCTCAGTCATTGTACGCACTATCCTTAATAGAAGAATTCCTCAATAAAATTGACGATGAAACTCAAAGAGGAACATGTAGTGAGCTAATTGACGGCCATACCGGCAGCTGGTCCCTGGGCTTGGACTATTTTCGACTCGACGGTCAAACGGCACCCGAAAATAGAAGTCAATATTGTAGAATTTTTAACAACCCTAAGAATAGCAGGGCCAGATTATTTTTGATATCTACTAGAGCTGGCGGACTCGGAATCAATTTGACTGCTGCTAACAGAGTAATTATATTTGATGCCAGCTGGAATCCTTCGCATGATGTACAAAGCATATTCAGGATATACAG ATTCGGACAGAAAAAGCCTTGTTATGTATATCGGTTCTTGGCCCAGGGTACtatggaggaaaaaatttataatagaCAGGTGACAAAGCTCTCTTTATCTTGTCGGGTGGTCGATGAACAGCAAATTGAACGACATTACAGTAACCACGACTTAGCTGAATTGTATCAATTCGAACCTAAAACTAATAAAGATAAGCCTACACTTAACTTGCCAAAGGACAGATTATTGGCagaaatttttcggaaatACGAAGACAGGATAGAAACGTTTCATGAACACGATTCTCTACTGGAAAATAAG GCAGAAGAAGAGTTAGATGAGGAGGAGCGCAAAGAAGCATGGAAAGAGTATGAAGATGAACGTACAGGACGAAAGGTGTTGATGCACAACCCCCATAATCAAAATCTAATCCTGCAACAGCAGTACAACGAAATGCTTCGTTTAAATCCGGCCGAGGTTGCTAACCGAGCAATGTATTCAGGAATTAATATCGAAAATCTCCAAGCTTTGATTCGAAAAGAT TATCCCAATGAGACTCCAGAAGCTCAGACAGCGATAACAACACGTGCGATTATGGAAATGTATACATACTTGGAGAATGAAACCATCAGACGACAACACTTAGCAGCATCT AACTTCCATTACCCGACTGTGAGCAACCTTGGGACAACAAGCTATGTTGACTCAAACATGATG ATCCCAGCGCAGCAACAATATGCTTTACAACAACAGCAAAAACAGCAACAGCTACTCATGCAACGCGATCAACAAGCAAACTATGCAAAACAATATGGCAATGTCAGAATAGGTACTTCCACCCCTGTGACAAGAATACCGCCAGTAGTTGATTTACACATAGAAGACAACGATGTTATAGAg GTACCAACGACACCCCCATCGGCAGTTGGGATAGCACCATCTTCGTCCGTTCAAGCAACCCCAGTTTCAGCACCAGCTGAAATGAGTAAGAAACAAGAGGAGTGA